The Candidatus Glassbacteria bacterium genomic interval CTGCCCGGCCACGGCGGCGCTCTACCGCAACACGAACGAGGACCGCTGGGGGCTGGACGCCGACGCCCGGATCAGACTCTGGCCGGCGGAGGGAAAACTGCTTCCGGAGGGCTCGTTCGGCTATCCGGTCGACCAGAGATTTCTGGCCAACGATACCCAGATGAGTAACGAACCCTGCTATGTCAACGGCTGCGAGGTCCCGAGTGCCGAAGACCTTTACTACCATTCGGGGCTCGATTTCGGCGGCACGGAGGGGATGGTCCGGGTGCTGGCCGCCACCGACGGCCTTGTTGTGTCGGTTGGTGACTCGGTGCTGGACGGCCATAAAATCGATACGCCGGTGATGCCCCGCTACGATGCCGTCTACGTGCTGGACAGGCGGGGCTGGTACTACCGCTACAGCCACCTCCACAGCATCGACCGGGAAATTGTGCCGGGAGAACGGGTCGGCCTGGGCCAGCAGATCGGCATTCTCGGCAAGGAAGGCGGCAGCGGGGGCTGGACGCACCTCCATTTCGAGATCAGGGCCCGTCAGCCCTCGGGGCGCTGGGGTACGGAGGAGAGCTACGCCTACACCCACGAAGCCTACCTCGACAAGTACGCCCCCGAGCTGATCGCCGTGGCCCGCCCGCATCTCGTGGCCTCCGCCGGTGAGACTCTCTGGCTGGAAGGAACCAGGAGCTGGTCGTCATCCGGCAGTGACCTGGAGTTCGAGTGGCTGTTCGCCGACGGCTCCTCGGCCAGCGGTGTAATCGCCGAGCGGACCTATTCCGAACCGGGCACCTTCTACGAGGCGCTGAAAGTAACCGGCCCGGCGGGCAACGTCGACTACGATTTCTGCGTTGTTCAAATACTGGACAGTTCCAGGCCCGAGCTGGCTGTGCCCATGCTGCATGTGAACTATTACCCGTCTCTCGATCTCGAACCGGGCCGGGAAATCACGTTCAAGGCCAGAACGTTCAACGCAGTCCGCGGACAGGAAACATGGGATTTCGGTGACGGCAGCCCGGTGGGGACCACCAGTTCGATACCCTGCTGGGGCGACGCCTCGCTGGTCCCGGATGGCGAAGAAAATATCCTGCTCCACCCCCAGGGCTATGCTTCGATTACGCACTCTTATGCCCGTCCCGGCCATTATCTGGCAACTGTCCGGAGAACCTCGGAAGACGGTGTCCCGGCGGTCGCGAGGATTCACGTGGCTGTCGGACAGGGCAATTGAACCGATGCTGACCAGCCATTCAACAGGCGGTGGAAGATGGCTCAGCGAACGACCTCGAGGCGGGAGTTTATTCGCAGGGCGGCGGCCGGAGCCGCCGCGGCAACTCTGGCGGGAGCATTGCCGGCTTTCTCAGGCGGCGCCGGCGACGGGGCCCGGCCAAACATTATCGTGATCATGGCTGATGATCTCGGCTACGGTGACCTGGGCTGTTTCGGCGCGACACTGATCCCCACACCCAATATCGACCGCCTGGCCGCCGGCGGGGTGACTTTTACCGATGCCCACTCGCCGGCCTCGCTGTGCACTCCCACCCGCTACGCCGTGCTCACCGGACGCTACTGCTGGCGCAGCCCGCTTAAAAAGGGCGTGACCCAGGGCTACGACCCCCTGCTGATCGATCCCTCGCGGCTGACAATCGCCGGAGCGCTCAGGCAGGCCGGTTACCGAACAGCCTGTATCGGCAAGTGGCACCTCGGCCTGGGCGAGCGCAAGCCTGTCGACTATTCCGGCCCGCTCACTCCCGGCCCGCGCGAGCTCGGCTTCGACTACTTTTTCGGCATCCCCGCTTCGCTTGACATGCCCCCCTACTGTTTCGTCGAAAACGACCGGGTGGTGGGGGAACTGAGTGTGCCCAAACGTCCCCGCAACACGCTCCAGCGCGAGGGGCCGATGACTCCCGGCTGGCGCGACGAGGAAGTGGGGCCGACATTCGTGCGCAAGGCCGAGCGCTTTATCGACGATAACGCGCGCAACAGGCCCGGACGACCGTTTTTTATCTACCTGCCCTACCAGGCGCCCCACACTCCCTGCACGCCGCCGGGCTTTATCGAGGGCCGCAGCGGGGCCGGCGTGCGCGGTGACATGGTGGTCGAGCTTGACTGGGCGGTCGGCAGGATAACCGAAGCCCTGCGGCGTAACGGTCTGGAGCGCGACACACTGGTAATTGTCACCTCCGACAACGGCGCGCTGACCTCGGGGATTTCCTCCTGGGCCGGTGATCCGCCGGAGAAATACGACCTGGTTCACAACGGCCACAAACCCAACGGCGAGCTTCGCGGCCAGAAAGCCGACATCTGGGACGGCGGCCACCGCGAACCGCTGATCGCCAGTTGGCCGGCCGGGATCGAGGGCGGACGGAAAAGCGGCAGGCTGTTCTGCCTCACCGACCTGATGGCTACCTGCGCGGCCGCGGCCGGGGTTGACCTCCCCGATAACGCCGGCGAGGACAGTTTCAACCAGCTGCCGGCAATCACCGGGGCAGGGCAGTCCGGGGCGCGGCGTGAATCGGTAGTGCATCACTCCGGGGCCGGGATGTTCTCGCTGCGCCGGGATAACTGGAAACTGGTCCTGGGGCGCGGTTCCGGCGGGTTCAGCGCTCCGCAGCTGGTTACCCCCGGCCAGGGCGAGCCGCGGGGCCAGTTGTACGACATGGCCGCTGACCGGGCCGAGCAGGCCAACCTCTGGAACGAGCGGCCGGAAGTCGTTCAGAATCTGCTGGCGCTGTTGGAGGACATCGTCCGCCGCGGGCGCAGTACGCCCGGTCCGGACCAGCCCAACGAGGGCGAAGTGGATATCTGGGCCGGTGCGCGTCAAGTGGTTGAAGTACCTTGATATATTGAAAAGGGGGAACCGGATGAATCCAGCCAGGTCAGCATTAACCGCACTTTTCTGTTTTGTGCTGATAGCCGGAGCGCAAGCTGAGCAGCCGGGGGAGGAAGAGAACCTCGACCGGCGGGTCGCCGCCCATTTCTTCGCACTCTCGGACCTGGCGGCCGAGGCCCTGAGCGGTGAGCCCACCACCAACGACAACTACCGCGACCCCGGCAGAGTGAGGGCTTACCCCCAGTATTTTGTCGATTCCTATGCGGTCCGCGCCCTGGCGGTTGCCGCCGACCTGACCGGAAGCGAAAGCTGCCGCCGTGCCTGCCGTAGTTGGGCGGACAGGATGCTGGCCGATCAGGCCGGCATGGCTCCGGCGGGCGCCTACTACATGAACTACCATCGCAAACCTGGAGAGACTGCCGGCCAGTGGTTTGTCGCCGACTGCGGATCGATCGCGATGGGCGTGCTGGCGGTGGCTGTCAGGTGCACAGAGCCGGAGTTCAGGGACAGGTATCTGGAAAGCGTGGAGTCTTTCATCGGCCTGGTGATGGATAATTACGTCCGCCCCTCGGGCGGTATCACCGATGGGATCTGGAACAAATCCGACGATGAATGGTGGTGCAGCACCTGCCTGGTCACCGCCCTGGCGTTCCAGCTCCACGGGATTACCGGCGAGCGGAAATACCTGGATACCGCCCTGGCCGGTATCGACTGGCTGCTCGGCTTCGAGTACGACGATACGATCCTTTACGATTTCGAGGACGGAGCGCCCACGACCGTGTTTTACGTGCTCGAGGCTTATGCCGCCGCCTTGCCGTACCTGGCCAGGGGAAGCGTCCGCCGGCAGAAAGTGATTGACCGCCTGTCGGCCAGCGTGGAGTGGATGGCCGATACGCAGAATGCCGAGGGCACCTGGGATTACAACCCCGACAACTGGGGAGTAAAGCTGGGCGGCCTGCCCTGCCATATGCTGATTTACGGAAGCATAGCGCAGGAAGACCGTAACGCCGAATCGGCCAGGCTTGCGCTGTCCGGCCGGCTGGTCCCCCTGAAAAAGCTGGTCGGTGAGTCTGCGGCTAAAGCCCTCGACTATTTCTCCGGCAGAAAAAAAGACAGCAGAAAATTCACCCAGCAGGATGCGTTCACGATGATGTCCTACGCCGAACTGCTCTGTCCCGGTGAACTCTACAGCAAAACCGGCCGCGAGTTTCCGTTCACCCGTAACTATCCCAAACAACAGCGGTGACGATTCAGAGCTTGACCACACATCGCTCCGTGGCCGCCCGCTCGATTGCCAGCAGGACCTCCAGGGTCTCCAGCGCCAGCCGCGCCGAGTTGAGCGGCTCACGATTCCCGCCCACGGCGCTTGCCAGCTCCATTATCCCTCCCGACCAGTCCACGCCCGAGGCCTCGAACGGCCCCGGCTCGCCCACCACGACATCCCACTTGGCCGAGTCCTTTTCACTGATTTTCAGCTCGCCCCGCGCGGCCATCACCGAACCCAGCGCCAGCGATCCCGCCGTACCCTGGATTTCCAGCCCGTGGTGGTCAGTGTTGCTGTTGGCGTAGCTGAACGCGATCCTGCCGGTTACCCCGCTGGCAAACCTCAGCAGGGCCACTCCGTTATCGAATGTTGTTACCGTGAACTTTCGGCCGTTCAAATCCGCTCTCTCTGGAATCGCGATATCGAACATCCCGGTCACCTCGGCCACGGGGCCGAACCAGTCGAGCAGCAGGCTGACCGGGTACGGGCCGACATCGAGCAGCGGTCCTCCGCCCGCTGTGTAGAACTGCTCCGGGCTTGGGTGCCAGGCTTCCACCCGGCCATGGTATAGCTCAGCGGTCACCGATACCGGCTCGCCGATCCGGCGTTCGGCCAGCAGGCGTTTCACCTCGCGCTGGTTATGCCCCAGCAGGATAAACGGCGCACTGGAGAGGACGATATCCTTTTTCGCGGCGGCGGCGATCAGCTTCCTGCCCTGTTCAACGCTCAATGCCAGCGGTTTTTCGGTGTGAACATGCTTACCGGCTTCCAGGGAGCGCAGGGTCAAATCGTAGTGGACTTTCGGCGAGGTAAGGTTCACCACGGCATCGACTTCACTGTCGCCCAGCAGCTCGTCCAGGCTGGTGTAAGCCCTGCCGCCGTAGTTGCCCGTGAACCGTCGGCACCTGTCAGCCGTGCGGTTCCAGGCCCCGGCGAACTCGATATTTTTTTTGTCATCCAGCCGGGTAAAGTGGTCCATGTAGAACCCGGCGATATCTCCGGTGCCGACCACCGCGAAACGGAACGCCGCGCTCATGCGTCCTCCCCGGTCCAGTCGACAAACACACCCATGTACGCGGCGCGCTCGGCATGGATTTCCGCGTAACGTTCGGGGGCCTGTCCGGGGGTGATCCTGTGGGTGGTCAGCTCATCGAGACTGATCCTGCCCGCGGCGACCAGGCCGAAAAAGAACTCGGTCATCTCCTGTCTGCCCCAGCGGTAATAGTCATTGCCGGTGCGCGGAGGGACCGCCCCGTGGGCGCCGACAATCGAAATGCTGTTGCTCACGATATCGTGGGTCAGGGTCTGCTCGCCCGGTTTGGGGACGTCGCCGATCAGTCCCAGCCGCCCGCGGCGGGCCAGCATGTGCTGGGCCGCATGGAACACCGCCGGATGGCCCGTGATGTCGAACACGATCTCCGCACCGCGCCCGCCGGTCAGCTCGCGCACCCTGTCCACGGCCGCATCGGCAGTGGCGGCCAGGATTTCATCGGGACCGTTGCCCTCTGCCAGCGCGCAGCGTTCGTCTGATGGATCGACCGCCACCAGGCTGCTCAGACCGCACAGGCCCAGCAGCCGGACGGCCAGCTGCCCCAACGGGCCCAGACCGATCACCACCGCGGACTCGCCCAGCACCGGCCTGGTCTCGCGGATGCCGTTCTGGACGATGATATTGAGCTGGAACCAGGCCGCGCTCTCCGGGCTGACGTTTTCCGGTACGCGGTAGATATTCTCGGCATTGTCGGTAAAGCTGCCCCTGTGCGGCGCGTTGGAGCAGACCAGGTCCCCGGCCCGTAATCCTTCCACTCCTCCGCCAACGTCCACGATCCGGCCGACGCTGCTGTAGCCCGGCTCGAACGGGTACTGGATCCATTCATCCCAGACGCTCCCCGGCTCGACCTCGCGCGCGTAGCAGGTCATCTCCGTGCCGATCGATACCAGCGAGCAGACAGTCCGGCAGCGCATTTGGCCGGGTCCGGGCGGGGGAGTTTCGGCCGGGCGGAGTTCCATCCGCCCGGGCCCGGTATAGATGAACGCCCTGCATTGCATCGCGGCTGGAGTCATGGCGGCCTCACTGTCTGCGTACTGAATTGCTGATTGGATTCTGGTTTGATCATCACGGCTGCAAATACTTGCGCTCCGCAACCTGAAGATTGCGCTGGGATAGGTCTATAAGTAATATAAACATGGTTCTCATTTTATTCCAACAGAAAAAAATGTTTCGACAGCGGATCGAATGGCTAAATTGCGCAAAAAGAAGAACCGGGCGGGAGAGGCGCAAAAACCATCCGCGGCCAGAAAGCGGACAGCCGGAAAGTGGCTGGCCTCCAGGCTGCTGCTGGTTCTGGTTGGCCTGGCGCTGGCGGGATGTATCGAGCTGGTGGTCCGGGCGCTGCCCCTGGAGAATGTCTGGCGGCCCGTGGACGACCCGTTTGTGGGATTCAGCGAGGTCCATCCGCTGTTCATGCCGGGAGAAGTGCAGGATGGCCGCTCGATGATGGAAACGGCCGAGAATAAGCTGAGCTTGTTCAACCCCCAGCGCTTCCCGCGGCGCAAGGAGCCGGGGACATTCCGCATTTTCACGCTGGGCGGCTCCACCACTTACGGGCGGCCCTACGCCGACCAGACCTCGTTCGCGGGCTGGCTGCGCGTATTGCTGGAGAAGTCGGGCGAGGAAGAGCGCAACTACGAGGTGATCAACGCCGGCGGGGTGAGCTACGCCAGCTACCGGGTGGTAAAAGTGCTGGAAGAGCTGCTGGACTATGAGCCGGACCTGTTCGTGGTCTATACCGGTCACAACGAGTTCCTTGAGGCCCGCACCTACGAGAACTTCTACAGCGAACAGGGCAGTTTTACTTCCGGTCTGAAGCGGATGCTCCAGGGCCTGGAGACCTACCGTTTGCTCGATGGCTTTTATCGAAAGGTTAAAGGGGGTGGGCGCGACGAAGGCTCTGGCGCGAAGCCGAGAGGCGGGGCCACCACACTTACGGCGGAAGTGCAAACGCTTCTGGATCGTACCGCCGGGATGGACCTCTACCATCGCGACAGCACGTTCAGCCGCGGAGTGTTCGAGCATTTCGATTACAATATCGGCCGGATCAAGCAGCTCTGCATCAAGGCCGGGGTGCCCGTGCTGTTTCTGGAGCCGGTGGACAACCTGAAGGATTTCTCGCCGTTCAAGAGCGAGGAGAACATCCGGCTGGACATGAACAGCCGCAGACGCTTTAGCGCGGTGCTGGCAGAGGGTATGGGCCTGCTGTCCAACGGTCTCCTCGACCGAGGAATCACCCGTCTGCGCGAGGCAGTGGCCACGGACTCGCTCTACGCAGCAGGCCATTTTTATCTGGGCAGGGCGCTGCTGGAGGCTGAGGACACGGTTGAAGCGGCGGAGCGGTTTTTTTACGCCCGCGAGCTCGACGTCTGCCCGCTGCGCGCCCAGCAGCCGATCCACGAAATCCTGCTCAGGCATACCTCGGGAAGCGACAATTCCGACCTGATCCGCCTGCCGCTGATGTTCGCCGCGTTCTCTCCGGGCGGAATCGTGGGCGATGAGATGCTGATCGACCATATCCATCCTTATCCCGAGGGGCACCTGCGGATCGCGATGGAGATTCTGGGCTGGATGCGTGAGGAGGGATATGTCCCGGCTACTTTCCAGCCGTCGGACCAGGAGGTCGAGATCATCTTCCGCAACGTGACAAACTCCCTGCCCGAGGAATATTACCAAAAGGGCCTGCTCAACCTGACCAAGGTGCTGCTCTGGGCGAATAAATACCAGGAATCCCTGCACGTGCTGGAGTCGCAGTGGGAAGTCATGAAAGACGTGGCCCAGGCGCGCTATCTGGTTGGTTCGATCATGGAGCGCATGGGCGACACCCGGGCCGCCCTGGAACATCTTAGCAAGGCGCTGGAGCTGGAGAAGGACCACCTGATGGTGCTGGGCGTGCTGGCCCGGGTGTACACCAAGCTGGGCATGGCCGACAGTGCGATGGCGACCTACGACAAGTTGATGGGCTACTATCCCGACAACGCCGGTATACTCCTGGACTACGGGGTGATGCTCAGTTTTTCCGGTGAAAACGCCCGGGCGCTGCAGGTGTTCGAAAAGGCCCGGCGCCTGGCGCCGGAGATGGCGGTACTGGGTAACAATATTGGCCTGATCTACTATCTGGACGGCCATTACGAGCAGGCCCTGGAGGCGTTCAATCACGAGATTGAGATCAACCCCGCCGACCCCGAGGCCTATTACAACATCGGCACGCTTTACGCCCGCTCGGACAGCCAGGGGCAGGCGGAAAAATTCTATCTCGAGGCCCTGTCGCGCCAGCCCAAGCACGCGGGGGCCAGGCTGAACCTCGGTAATATCTACCAGCAGCAGGGCAATAACGCCGCCGCTGAGCAGCAGTTCCAGTTGGTGATTGCCGCAGACCCCACCCAACTCGGGGCCTATATCAACCTGGCCCGCCTGTACAATCAGGCCGGCCGCACTGCTGAGGCCGAAGCGGTGGTCAAAGCCGGCCTGGAGCGGTTCCCCGACGAGCAGCAGTTGATCCGGCTGATCCAGGACTGACTGTTCCTGATTGATTCTTTCCCGCTATACTTTCTCCGGCACCACGTACGGATACCTGTAGTTGCGGGTCAGGTAGCCGTCGGCCTGGGAGTCCCCGATAAAGCGCTCCGAGTGCGAATCGAACGAGAGTTCGCGGCCCAGGCGGTAGCTGATATTGGCCAGGTGGCAGAGCGAGCTGGAGAGGTGGCCCTCCAGGATATCCGCGCCGAGATCGGTGGATTTGCGACTGCGCACGGCGTCGATGAAGTTCCGGCGGTGCATGATCCGGCTGGAGGTGTGCGCTCCGGTTTCGGTGAATCCCTGTGGTCCGCCGATCCCCGCCTCTTCGCTGATCACCACGGCCTCCCTCGACGGGCCGGGTTCATCCCCTCGGCCCAGCCAGGTCTGGAACCCGTCGATATCCAGATTCATCCAGCCCTCGGTTCCGTAGAACAGGTTGCCGATTCTGGTTTCATGCTCGGCATTGGTGTACA includes:
- a CDS encoding peptidoglycan DD-metalloendopeptidase family protein; protein product: MSFVGHLCTRTPPADLLAVEKHRIFLALKIIASGPQQESPPMHTPRCCLINISRLRAVLLPLSLLSLAGCPGRDTAVPEVEPAALRAAVDLNAGDSVTVELADGISATVKLLATDYQADRFRNAVRKSSATVLINGEQAVLESGNYSLPRLVGGVRVDCPATAALYRNTNEDRWGLDADARIRLWPAEGKLLPEGSFGYPVDQRFLANDTQMSNEPCYVNGCEVPSAEDLYYHSGLDFGGTEGMVRVLAATDGLVVSVGDSVLDGHKIDTPVMPRYDAVYVLDRRGWYYRYSHLHSIDREIVPGERVGLGQQIGILGKEGGSGGWTHLHFEIRARQPSGRWGTEESYAYTHEAYLDKYAPELIAVARPHLVASAGETLWLEGTRSWSSSGSDLEFEWLFADGSSASGVIAERTYSEPGTFYEALKVTGPAGNVDYDFCVVQILDSSRPELAVPMLHVNYYPSLDLEPGREITFKARTFNAVRGQETWDFGDGSPVGTTSSIPCWGDASLVPDGEENILLHPQGYASITHSYARPGHYLATVRRTSEDGVPAVARIHVAVGQGN
- a CDS encoding zinc-binding dehydrogenase; translated protein: MTPAAMQCRAFIYTGPGRMELRPAETPPPGPGQMRCRTVCSLVSIGTEMTCYAREVEPGSVWDEWIQYPFEPGYSSVGRIVDVGGGVEGLRAGDLVCSNAPHRGSFTDNAENIYRVPENVSPESAAWFQLNIIVQNGIRETRPVLGESAVVIGLGPLGQLAVRLLGLCGLSSLVAVDPSDERCALAEGNGPDEILAATADAAVDRVRELTGGRGAEIVFDITGHPAVFHAAQHMLARRGRLGLIGDVPKPGEQTLTHDIVSNSISIVGAHGAVPPRTGNDYYRWGRQEMTEFFFGLVAAGRISLDELTTHRITPGQAPERYAEIHAERAAYMGVFVDWTGEDA
- a CDS encoding tetratricopeptide repeat protein, with product MAKLRKKKNRAGEAQKPSAARKRTAGKWLASRLLLVLVGLALAGCIELVVRALPLENVWRPVDDPFVGFSEVHPLFMPGEVQDGRSMMETAENKLSLFNPQRFPRRKEPGTFRIFTLGGSTTYGRPYADQTSFAGWLRVLLEKSGEEERNYEVINAGGVSYASYRVVKVLEELLDYEPDLFVVYTGHNEFLEARTYENFYSEQGSFTSGLKRMLQGLETYRLLDGFYRKVKGGGRDEGSGAKPRGGATTLTAEVQTLLDRTAGMDLYHRDSTFSRGVFEHFDYNIGRIKQLCIKAGVPVLFLEPVDNLKDFSPFKSEENIRLDMNSRRRFSAVLAEGMGLLSNGLLDRGITRLREAVATDSLYAAGHFYLGRALLEAEDTVEAAERFFYARELDVCPLRAQQPIHEILLRHTSGSDNSDLIRLPLMFAAFSPGGIVGDEMLIDHIHPYPEGHLRIAMEILGWMREEGYVPATFQPSDQEVEIIFRNVTNSLPEEYYQKGLLNLTKVLLWANKYQESLHVLESQWEVMKDVAQARYLVGSIMERMGDTRAALEHLSKALELEKDHLMVLGVLARVYTKLGMADSAMATYDKLMGYYPDNAGILLDYGVMLSFSGENARALQVFEKARRLAPEMAVLGNNIGLIYYLDGHYEQALEAFNHEIEINPADPEAYYNIGTLYARSDSQGQAEKFYLEALSRQPKHAGARLNLGNIYQQQGNNAAAEQQFQLVIAADPTQLGAYINLARLYNQAGRTAEAEAVVKAGLERFPDEQQLIRLIQD
- a CDS encoding Gfo/Idh/MocA family oxidoreductase — encoded protein: MSAAFRFAVVGTGDIAGFYMDHFTRLDDKKNIEFAGAWNRTADRCRRFTGNYGGRAYTSLDELLGDSEVDAVVNLTSPKVHYDLTLRSLEAGKHVHTEKPLALSVEQGRKLIAAAAKKDIVLSSAPFILLGHNQREVKRLLAERRIGEPVSVTAELYHGRVEAWHPSPEQFYTAGGGPLLDVGPYPVSLLLDWFGPVAEVTGMFDIAIPERADLNGRKFTVTTFDNGVALLRFASGVTGRIAFSYANSNTDHHGLEIQGTAGSLALGSVMAARGELKISEKDSAKWDVVVGEPGPFEASGVDWSGGIMELASAVGGNREPLNSARLALETLEVLLAIERAATERCVVKL
- a CDS encoding arylsulfatase; the protein is MAQRTTSRREFIRRAAAGAAAATLAGALPAFSGGAGDGARPNIIVIMADDLGYGDLGCFGATLIPTPNIDRLAAGGVTFTDAHSPASLCTPTRYAVLTGRYCWRSPLKKGVTQGYDPLLIDPSRLTIAGALRQAGYRTACIGKWHLGLGERKPVDYSGPLTPGPRELGFDYFFGIPASLDMPPYCFVENDRVVGELSVPKRPRNTLQREGPMTPGWRDEEVGPTFVRKAERFIDDNARNRPGRPFFIYLPYQAPHTPCTPPGFIEGRSGAGVRGDMVVELDWAVGRITEALRRNGLERDTLVIVTSDNGALTSGISSWAGDPPEKYDLVHNGHKPNGELRGQKADIWDGGHREPLIASWPAGIEGGRKSGRLFCLTDLMATCAAAAGVDLPDNAGEDSFNQLPAITGAGQSGARRESVVHHSGAGMFSLRRDNWKLVLGRGSGGFSAPQLVTPGQGEPRGQLYDMAADRAEQANLWNERPEVVQNLLALLEDIVRRGRSTPGPDQPNEGEVDIWAGARQVVEVP